In a single window of the Rubinisphaera margarita genome:
- a CDS encoding GGDEF domain-containing protein, giving the protein MTISDFIYRFAVLGEMFGLAATLSLICAFQYGIYLYYKYRREDREEGLLAELKKLEGELTSAQRERQLMKVENGLLAELFAQTDPMRTVEVLLKKFIPHTSTGFGAFFTYDGRGVDLYAQRGLSRPTLDQLVFDQGWIDRVLQDRICRITDAELYNSQFVRCLSIDERRRISELHLLGVTDQHGTFGVIAVTQLFPRNAELHRQQEAAERMLDQVTGLLRHRMNAVDQQQLLKLTQEKLALRTIADRYYDVPTRLLDDFVKRLTSLVEADRGALILFSGGNERHPRAICRQGTGLQVGVEGLWRDHELRIARWSRESGLTGSLNPKQLKEAGVTSLLGRALAVPLYQNDKLIGILCLTRKDQGVFSRMQVSLALWAGEFLAEALLRVVDRVSVERKASLDGLTELANRRTFDQRIVKELETARRNGNECSLLLLDLDHFKSINDRYGHQAGDEVLRQFARLLEGESQKVRSTDCPLVARYGGEEMAILLPGVGMQGASRIAESIRFATSRMVVLHQKQRILISVSIGLACFPRQAMTVDSLIEAADDALYQAKHEGRNTVRVAASTNPRETAVSV; this is encoded by the coding sequence ATGACGATCTCAGATTTCATATACCGTTTCGCGGTCCTGGGAGAAATGTTTGGTCTCGCGGCCACGCTGTCCCTGATCTGTGCATTTCAGTACGGGATTTATCTGTACTACAAGTACAGACGCGAGGATCGCGAGGAAGGGCTGCTCGCCGAACTGAAAAAGCTCGAAGGCGAACTCACCTCCGCCCAGCGTGAACGCCAGCTGATGAAGGTCGAGAACGGCCTGCTGGCGGAACTCTTCGCTCAGACGGACCCCATGCGCACCGTCGAAGTTCTTCTCAAAAAGTTCATCCCGCATACAAGCACCGGCTTTGGAGCTTTTTTCACCTACGATGGTCGCGGCGTGGACCTGTATGCCCAGCGAGGCCTGTCCCGGCCGACGCTTGATCAGCTGGTCTTCGATCAAGGCTGGATCGATCGTGTCCTGCAGGACCGCATCTGTCGGATCACCGACGCGGAACTCTACAACTCGCAGTTCGTCCGCTGTCTTTCGATCGACGAACGACGCCGAATCAGCGAACTTCATCTGCTGGGGGTGACCGATCAGCATGGCACGTTTGGTGTCATCGCGGTGACGCAGCTGTTCCCGCGAAATGCCGAACTGCATCGTCAGCAGGAAGCTGCGGAGCGAATGCTCGATCAGGTCACCGGGTTGCTTCGGCATCGCATGAACGCCGTCGATCAACAGCAGCTACTCAAGTTGACTCAGGAAAAACTTGCCCTGCGGACTATCGCGGATCGATACTACGACGTCCCGACCCGATTGCTCGATGACTTCGTCAAACGGCTGACAAGTCTGGTGGAAGCCGATCGGGGCGCGTTGATTCTGTTCTCCGGCGGCAACGAACGTCATCCCCGGGCCATCTGTCGACAGGGAACCGGCCTTCAGGTCGGTGTGGAAGGATTGTGGCGAGATCACGAATTACGGATCGCCCGCTGGAGCCGGGAAAGCGGCCTGACAGGCAGCCTCAATCCGAAACAGTTGAAGGAAGCCGGAGTCACCAGCCTGCTCGGTCGCGCGTTGGCCGTGCCGCTGTATCAGAATGATAAGCTGATCGGCATTCTCTGTCTGACGCGGAAAGATCAAGGCGTGTTCTCCCGCATGCAGGTGTCGCTGGCATTGTGGGCCGGTGAGTTCCTGGCCGAAGCGCTTCTCCGAGTGGTCGATCGCGTCTCCGTGGAACGCAAAGCGAGCCTCGATGGACTGACCGAACTGGCGAACCGTCGCACGTTTGATCAGCGGATCGTCAAAGAACTCGAAACCGCTCGACGAAACGGCAACGAGTGTTCGCTCCTGCTACTCGATCTGGATCATTTCAAATCGATCAACGATCGTTACGGACATCAGGCCGGCGACGAAGTCCTGCGTCAGTTCGCCCGGTTACTGGAGGGTGAATCTCAGAAAGTCCGTTCGACCGACTGTCCTCTGGTCGCCCGTTATGGCGGCGAGGAGATGGCGATTCTCCTTCCCGGCGTCGGGATGCAGGGGGCAAGTCGAATCGCCGAGTCGATCCGGTTCGCGACGAGCCGCATGGTTGTCCTGCATCAGAAACAACGGATTCTGATCAGCGTCAGTATTGGTCTGGCCTGCTTCCCGCGACAGGCCATGACGGTCGACTCGCTCATCGAAGCGGCCGACGATGCCCTTTACCAGGCCAAACACGAAGGACGCAACACCGTCCGCGTGGCCGCCAGTACGAATCCCCGCGAAACGGCTGTCTCCGTTTGA
- a CDS encoding glycosyltransferase family 2 protein: protein METTSEEQLEQPAARPKIVAVMPAYNAAATLKRTLDDIPPGTVQEVILVDDCSKDNTVEIARELGLTVIQHEQNKGYGGNQKTCYAAALERDADVVVMIHPDYQYDSRVVPLAAQLIHLGICDCILGSRIRSRAEALAGGMPRYKYIANRFLTTFENIALGQNLGDFHSGFRAYSRKVLETIPYEKNSDDFVFDTQFLVQTVRFGFKLGDIPVPVRYFDEASSINFSRSVTYGLRTLEAMMNYWTARLGIYTPNYLRKDDKPQQS, encoded by the coding sequence ATGGAAACGACATCTGAGGAACAACTTGAGCAGCCGGCGGCTCGCCCGAAAATTGTGGCCGTGATGCCGGCCTACAATGCGGCAGCAACGCTCAAGCGAACGCTCGACGACATTCCGCCGGGAACGGTGCAGGAAGTCATTCTGGTTGATGACTGCAGCAAGGACAATACCGTCGAGATCGCCCGGGAACTCGGGCTGACGGTGATCCAGCACGAACAGAACAAAGGCTACGGCGGCAATCAGAAAACCTGTTACGCAGCCGCGCTCGAACGCGATGCCGATGTCGTTGTAATGATCCATCCCGATTACCAGTACGACAGCCGTGTGGTTCCGCTGGCCGCTCAACTGATTCATCTGGGAATCTGTGACTGCATTCTCGGTTCCCGCATTCGCAGTCGCGCGGAAGCGCTGGCTGGTGGCATGCCCCGTTACAAGTACATTGCCAATCGCTTTCTGACGACCTTTGAGAACATCGCACTGGGCCAAAACCTCGGCGATTTCCACAGCGGCTTCCGGGCTTACTCGCGGAAGGTGCTCGAAACGATCCCGTACGAGAAGAACTCCGATGACTTCGTCTTCGATACGCAGTTCCTCGTGCAGACGGTTCGCTTCGGCTTCAAGCTGGGAGACATCCCGGTTCCCGTTCGTTATTTCGATGAAGCCTCCAGCATCAACTTCAGCCGCAGCGTGACTTACGGGCTGCGAACGCTCGAGGCGATGATGAACTACTGGACGGCGCGGCTGGGCATTTACACGCCGAACTACCTCCGCAAAGACGACAAACCTCAGCAGTCTTGA
- a CDS encoding ISAzo13 family transposase yields MVADNTAGSPVDENLKWTHLPLTQIVQKLARRGIRVCRKTIRKILRSLGFRSRRLVKSVTLSPSRDRDAQFRKISRLSKKYRRRGDPVFSLDSKRKEQLGRIYREGMVWADGPAQVLDHALPAYVEGEVTPHGLYDPSRHLAHVHITTGSDTGEFAVESLRRFWHKHAAEDYGQANSMLLLCDCGGSNSFRSHAFKSHLGELAAELKMSIRVAHLPVYCSKYNPIERRVFAHVERSFRGRIFGDGASVAQAVRETELCEKSGLTITASVIDTEYVPVRQSRRKYDLSDLAITHDRHLPDYNYVIKPRTL; encoded by the coding sequence GTGGTCGCTGACAACACGGCAGGAAGTCCGGTTGATGAGAATCTCAAGTGGACTCATCTCCCGTTGACGCAGATCGTGCAGAAACTCGCTCGGCGCGGGATCCGTGTCTGCCGTAAGACCATTCGCAAGATTCTGCGCTCTCTCGGATTTCGCAGTCGGCGTCTGGTTAAGTCGGTCACACTGTCTCCCAGCCGAGATCGCGACGCCCAGTTTCGGAAGATCAGCCGGCTCAGCAAGAAGTACCGTCGACGTGGCGATCCCGTTTTCAGCCTCGATAGTAAGCGTAAAGAGCAACTGGGCCGCATTTATCGGGAAGGGATGGTCTGGGCCGATGGGCCGGCTCAGGTGCTGGACCATGCCCTGCCGGCGTACGTGGAAGGCGAAGTGACGCCGCACGGTTTGTACGATCCGTCGCGCCATCTCGCGCATGTGCACATCACAACCGGTTCAGACACGGGCGAGTTCGCCGTGGAGAGTTTGCGACGGTTCTGGCACAAGCACGCCGCCGAGGATTATGGTCAGGCGAACTCGATGTTGCTTCTGTGCGACTGTGGCGGCAGCAACAGTTTCCGATCGCACGCCTTCAAGTCCCATTTGGGTGAGTTGGCTGCGGAGTTGAAGATGTCAATTCGGGTGGCTCACCTGCCGGTGTACTGCTCGAAATACAATCCGATTGAAAGGAGGGTGTTCGCCCACGTGGAACGAAGTTTTCGGGGGCGGATCTTTGGTGACGGGGCGTCAGTGGCTCAAGCCGTCCGGGAGACTGAGCTGTGCGAGAAATCGGGCCTGACCATCACGGCCAGCGTGATTGACACGGAGTACGTGCCAGTGCGGCAGTCGCGACGGAAGTACGATCTCAGCGACCTGGCAATCACTCACGACCGCCACTTGCCGGACTACAATTACGTCATCAAGCCGAGAACCCTCTGA